Sequence from the Gemmatimonas sp. genome:
GCTTCATCGGTCGGGCGTATCAGGGCTACAAGCGCTTCTCGGTGGAGGGCACCGACGCGCTGATCCCGATGCTGGATGAAGTGATTCGCGAGTCGGGACGCTCCGGTGCGCGCGAGATCGTGATCGGCATGGCGCATCGCGGCCGTCTCAACGTGCTCACGAACGTGATGGGCAAGCCGTTCGAGGCATTGTTCGCCGAGTTCGAAGGACGGCACGATCATGCCGACGGCAATGCGACCGGCGACGTGAAGTACCACATGGGTTATGTCGGATCGCGCGACGTGGATGGCAAGGCGGTAACGCTGCGTCTCGCCCCCAATCCGTCGCACCTCGAAGTGGTGAACCCGGTGATCGAAGGCATGGTGCGCGCGTTGCAGCGTGTGCCGGGCCGATCGGGTGAGCGTGATGAACTCGCGGTGGTGCCGGTCGCCATTCATGGTGACGCGGCGTTCCCGGGCGAGGGGATCGTGGCCGAGACGCTCAATATCTCGAACCTGAAGGCGTACCGCACCGGTGGCACGATTCACATCATCGTGAACAACCAGGTCGGCTTCACCACCGACCCGACCGATGCCCGCTCCACGCATTATGCGTCCGATCTCGCGAAGGGCTTCGAGATGCCGGTGTTCCATGTGAACGCTGACGATGCGCAGGCGTGCATCACGGCCGTGCGTCTGGCGTGCGCGTATCGCGCCACGTTCAAGAAGGACGTGCTGATCGACCTCGTGGGCTATCGTCGTCATGGGCACAACGAAGGCGACGAGCCGATGTACACGCAGCCCACGCGTTCGGCACAGATCCGCAAGCATCCCACGGTGCCGCAGGTGTGGGCCAGTCGGTTGGTGGCCGAGGGCGTGATGACCGAGGCCGAAGCGGCCGAAGTTGAGCAGGCCGTGTCGCAGCACTACGCCGAGATCCACTCGCGCTTCAAGCAGTCGTTGCTCAGCAGCGAGAAGCACGCGCCGTGGCCGGCTGAGCCGGTGTCGGCGCCGAAGGCCGTCGCCACCAACGTAGCGGTCGAGAAGCTGCAGTATGTGAACGAAGCGCTGCTCACCTGGCCGGCCGATCTCAAACCGAACCCGCGCCTGGCGAAGCAGCTCGAGCGTCGTCGGGAGACGATGGGCGAGCAGGGCGGCATCGAGTGGGGACACGCGGAAGCGCTGGCGTTCGGTACGCTGCTTATCGACGGCATGTCGGTGCGCCTCACGGGTCAGGACGCCGAACGCGGCACCTTCTCGCATCGTCATGCGGTGCTCAGCGACAGCGAGAACGGTCGCAAGTACGCGCCGCTCGCCAATCTGCCCGGCGCCAAGGGTGTGTTCGAGATTTTCAACTCGGCTCTCTCCGAGACCGCCGTGCTGGCGTTCGAGTACGGATTCAGCACTGTGGCCACCGATGCCCTCACGTTGTGGGAAGCGCAGTTCGGTGACTTCGTGAACGTGGCGCAGCCAATCATCGACCAGTTCATCGTGGCTGACCGCGCCAAGTGGGGACAGGACAGCGGCGTCGTGATGCTGCTGCCGCACGGCTATGAGGGGCAGGGGCCGGAGCATTCGAGCGCGCGTCTCGAGCGGTTCCTGCAGATGTGCGCGGAAGGCAACCTCACGGTGGCCTACTGCAGCACGCCGGCGCAGTACTTCCATCTGCTGCGTCGTCAGGCGCTGCGGAAGTCGCGTCGTCCGCTCATCTGCATGCAGCCGAAGTCGCTGCTGCGCTTGCCGCAGGCGGCG
This genomic interval carries:
- a CDS encoding 2-oxoglutarate dehydrogenase E1 component, encoding MTAAITSVFNDGIFAEQFERYRHDPASVDETWRQYFRIAESLFGQSGGAASATPSAAAAGGATYDVAFLRKVAAAASLQQAIRSYGHYAVQLDPLGTPPPGAEDLSPEYWGLTEADLQAIPGEALGDARFATAADAIARKRQVYAGRIGWEVWHLEVDEERDWFQRAFRDGVLTRELTPDEKKDTLRRLNQVDGLERFIGRAYQGYKRFSVEGTDALIPMLDEVIRESGRSGAREIVIGMAHRGRLNVLTNVMGKPFEALFAEFEGRHDHADGNATGDVKYHMGYVGSRDVDGKAVTLRLAPNPSHLEVVNPVIEGMVRALQRVPGRSGERDELAVVPVAIHGDAAFPGEGIVAETLNISNLKAYRTGGTIHIIVNNQVGFTTDPTDARSTHYASDLAKGFEMPVFHVNADDAQACITAVRLACAYRATFKKDVLIDLVGYRRHGHNEGDEPMYTQPTRSAQIRKHPTVPQVWASRLVAEGVMTEAEAAEVEQAVSQHYAEIHSRFKQSLLSSEKHAPWPAEPVSAPKAVATNVAVEKLQYVNEALLTWPADLKPNPRLAKQLERRRETMGEQGGIEWGHAEALAFGTLLIDGMSVRLTGQDAERGTFSHRHAVLSDSENGRKYAPLANLPGAKGVFEIFNSALSETAVLAFEYGFSTVATDALTLWEAQFGDFVNVAQPIIDQFIVADRAKWGQDSGVVMLLPHGYEGQGPEHSSARLERFLQMCAEGNLTVAYCSTPAQYFHLLRRQALRKSRRPLICMQPKSLLRLPQAASKLEDLSQGGFQSVIDDPIASQHRDDVRRIVFCTGKLYYDMSLAATRNPNVALVRVEELYPWPHEEIVRIMDLYPVIEQVVWAQEEPKNQGAWTYVQPRLRASAGASVGVRYVGRPERASPAEGYMDAHQAEQARIIAMVMDTGEVAAERATMKVGQ